The following proteins are co-located in the Microbacterium sp. SORGH_AS_0888 genome:
- the secA gene encoding preprotein translocase subunit SecA, protein MANPLEKLLRAGEGRILRRLGQIVKAVGALEDEYAQLTDEELRGETAELRARYEAGETLDQLLPEAFAAVREAAKRTLGQRPYDVQVMGGAALHLGNIAEMKTGEGKTLTATFAAYLNAIAGHGVHVVTVNDFLASYQSELMGRVYRALGMTTGTIVSGQNPQVRRQQYEADITYGTNNEFGFDYLRDNMAWQKQDLVQRGHFFAIVDEVDSILIDEARTPLIISGPSSGEANRWFTEFAKIARTLEAGVDYEVDEKKRTIGVLEPGIEKVEDYLGIDNLYESANTPLISFLNNSIKALALFKRDSDYVVMNDEVMIVDEHTGRILVGRRYNEGIHQAIEAKEGVPVKAENQTLATVTLQNYFRLYDKLSGMTGTAETEAAEFMSTYQLGVVPIPTNKPMIRKDQPDLVYKNEQAKFAQVVEDIASRHEAGQPVLVGTVSVEKSEYLSRLLAKKGVKHEVLNAKNHAREAEIVARAGKLGAVTVATNMAGRGTDIMLGGNAEFLAVQEMKAKGLDPVETPEEYEAEWDAVYERVRDEVAAEAAKVVETGGLYVLGTERHESRRIDNQLRGRSGRQGDPGESRFYLSLTDDLMRLFQSGAAEAILARTNFPDDVAIESGMVSRAIKSAQAQVEARNAEMRKNVLKYDDVLNRQREAIYADRRHMLQGDDIADRVQHFIEDAIDAIVDDKTGSGHTESWDFDALWTELKTIYPVGVTIDEVIAEAGEKGRVTAAGLKRELRSDAKIAYQRREEQLGAEALRELERRVVLQVLDRRWRDHLYEMDYLKDGIGLRAMAQRDPLIEYQREGFEMFQAMMGQIKEESVGFLFNLEVEVRTDGAEVTEVEAKGLNASAPEQQRLEYSAPSEDGDVEVRNNRGQVQQAATGKARQAAAAAAAPQAPAEPSVRGAFGQRVDPAAGGAPAPQNRAERRASGKKK, encoded by the coding sequence GTGGCCAACCCGCTCGAGAAACTGCTCCGCGCCGGCGAGGGACGGATCCTCCGTCGCCTCGGCCAGATCGTCAAGGCGGTGGGCGCGCTCGAGGACGAGTACGCCCAGCTGACCGACGAGGAACTGCGCGGCGAGACCGCCGAGCTGCGCGCCCGCTACGAGGCGGGGGAGACGCTCGATCAGCTGCTGCCGGAGGCGTTCGCCGCCGTGCGGGAGGCGGCCAAGCGCACCCTGGGACAGCGGCCCTACGACGTCCAGGTCATGGGCGGAGCGGCCCTGCACCTCGGCAACATCGCGGAGATGAAGACCGGTGAGGGCAAGACGCTGACGGCGACCTTCGCGGCCTACCTCAACGCGATCGCCGGGCACGGCGTGCACGTCGTCACGGTCAACGACTTCCTCGCGAGCTACCAGTCCGAGCTCATGGGACGTGTCTACCGCGCCCTCGGCATGACGACCGGCACGATCGTCTCCGGCCAGAACCCGCAGGTGCGTCGGCAGCAGTACGAGGCCGACATCACGTACGGCACCAACAACGAGTTCGGCTTCGACTACCTGCGCGACAACATGGCCTGGCAGAAGCAGGACCTCGTGCAGCGGGGCCACTTCTTCGCGATCGTCGACGAGGTCGACTCGATCCTCATCGACGAGGCGCGCACGCCGCTCATCATCTCCGGTCCGTCCTCGGGGGAGGCGAATCGCTGGTTCACGGAGTTCGCGAAGATCGCCAGGACGCTCGAGGCCGGCGTCGACTACGAGGTCGATGAGAAGAAGCGCACGATCGGTGTGCTCGAGCCGGGCATCGAGAAGGTCGAGGACTACCTCGGCATCGACAACCTCTACGAGTCCGCGAACACGCCGTTGATCTCGTTCCTCAACAACTCGATCAAGGCGCTGGCGCTGTTCAAGCGCGACTCCGACTACGTCGTGATGAACGACGAGGTCATGATCGTCGACGAGCACACCGGACGCATCCTCGTCGGGCGCCGCTACAACGAGGGCATCCACCAGGCGATCGAGGCCAAGGAGGGGGTCCCGGTCAAGGCGGAGAACCAGACGCTCGCGACCGTCACGCTGCAGAACTACTTCCGTCTGTACGACAAGCTCTCGGGCATGACCGGCACCGCCGAGACCGAGGCGGCCGAGTTCATGTCGACCTATCAGCTCGGCGTGGTCCCGATCCCGACGAACAAGCCCATGATCCGCAAGGACCAGCCCGACCTCGTCTACAAGAACGAGCAGGCCAAGTTCGCGCAGGTCGTCGAGGACATCGCCAGCCGGCACGAGGCCGGCCAGCCCGTGCTCGTCGGCACCGTCAGCGTCGAGAAGAGCGAGTACCTCTCGCGGCTGCTCGCGAAGAAGGGCGTCAAGCACGAGGTCCTCAACGCGAAGAACCACGCGCGCGAGGCCGAGATCGTCGCGCGGGCCGGGAAGCTGGGAGCCGTGACCGTGGCGACCAACATGGCCGGCCGCGGCACCGACATCATGCTCGGCGGCAACGCCGAGTTCCTCGCCGTGCAGGAGATGAAGGCCAAGGGCCTCGACCCGGTCGAGACGCCGGAGGAGTACGAGGCGGAGTGGGATGCCGTCTACGAGCGCGTGCGCGACGAGGTCGCCGCCGAGGCGGCCAAGGTCGTGGAGACCGGCGGACTCTACGTCCTCGGCACCGAACGTCACGAGTCGCGCCGGATCGACAACCAGCTGCGAGGACGCTCGGGACGTCAGGGCGACCCGGGGGAGAGCCGCTTCTACCTCTCGCTGACCGACGACCTCATGCGGCTGTTCCAGTCCGGTGCGGCGGAGGCGATCCTCGCCCGCACCAACTTCCCCGACGACGTGGCGATCGAGTCGGGCATGGTGAGCCGTGCGATCAAGAGCGCCCAGGCGCAGGTCGAGGCGCGCAACGCCGAGATGCGCAAGAACGTGCTCAAGTACGACGACGTCCTCAACCGGCAGCGTGAGGCGATCTACGCCGACCGCCGTCACATGCTGCAGGGCGACGACATCGCCGACCGCGTCCAGCACTTCATCGAGGACGCGATCGACGCCATCGTGGACGACAAGACCGGCAGCGGCCACACCGAGAGCTGGGACTTCGACGCGCTCTGGACCGAGCTGAAGACGATCTACCCCGTCGGCGTCACGATCGACGAGGTCATCGCGGAGGCCGGCGAGAAGGGCCGTGTGACCGCGGCGGGTCTCAAGCGGGAGCTGCGCAGCGACGCGAAGATCGCCTACCAGCGCCGTGAGGAGCAGCTGGGGGCCGAGGCGCTGCGCGAGCTCGAGCGCCGGGTCGTGCTGCAGGTGCTCGACCGCCGGTGGCGCGACCACCTCTACGAGATGGACTACCTGAAGGACGGCATCGGCCTGCGCGCCATGGCGCAGCGCGACCCCCTCATCGAGTACCAGCGCGAGGGGTTCGAGATGTTCCAGGCCATGATGGGCCAGATCAAGGAGGAGTCGGTCGGGTTCCTCTTCAACCTCGAGGTCGAGGTGCGCACGGACGGCGCCGAGGTCACCGAGGTCGAGGCGAAGGGGCTCAACGCGTCCGCGCCGGAGCAGCAGCGCCTCGAGTACTCGGCCCCGAGCGAGGACGGCGACGTCGAGGTCCGCAACAACCGCGGGCAGGTGCAGCAGGCCGCGACCGGGAAAGCGCGC